Genomic DNA from Clavibacter michiganensis:
CGCTCCCCGCGCCCTCCTGGCGCCGGCGCTCCTCGGCGCCCTGCTCCTGTCGGCCTGCACGCAGACGCCCGCGTCGCCCGAGCCGACCCCGACCGCCGTCACCGGCAGCGCCGAGCCCGGCGCCTCGCCTGCCGCGCCCGCCACACCCACCGTCGCGCCCGTCGACCCGGACGGCACGGCCGAGGGCAACCTGCCCGCCTTCGAGGCGACGGCGGGAGCGGTCGTCGCCGCGGACCCCAACGCGCAGGGTCGCGCCCTCGTGGACGCGCTCGTGGCAGCCGGCTTCCCGAAGGACCGCATGGAGGTCACCGCTGACGCGACGCCGCTCGGCAACTCCGTCGACTCGATCCTCGTCGCCGTGCACATGCCCGACGCGTGCCTCATCGGGCAGCGGGCGCAGGACGGCTTCACCGCCCACGTCGAGCCGACGCTCTCCTCCGGCCGCTGCCTGGTCGGCCAGACCCGCGCGATCGACTGGTGACCCCGGTCCCGGTGCCTCCACGCGCGGCGTCCGGCACCCGCGGCACTGAATAGACTCGTGCCCATGGCTGAATACATCTACTCGATGGTCCGCGCCCGGAAGTCGGTCGGCGACAAGCTGATCCTCGACGACGTCACCATGTCGTTCATCCCCGGCGCCAAGATCGGCGTCGTCGGGCCGAACGGCGCGGGCAAGTCGACGATCCTGAAGATCATGGCGGGCCTCGACACCCCGAGCAACGGCGAGGCGAAGCTCTCACCCGGCTACTCGGTCGGCATCCTCATGCAGGAGCCCGAGCTCGACGAGTCGAAGACCGTGCTCGAGAACGTCCAGGAGGGCGTCGGCCCGCTGAAGGCGCAGGTCGACCGCTACAACGAGATCGCCGCGGCCATGGCCGAGCCCGACGCCGACTTCGACACCCTGCTCGCCGAGATGGGAACGCTGCAGGAGGCCATCGACGCCGCCGACGGCTGGGAGCTCGACTCGCAGCTCGAGCAGGCGATGGACGCGCTCCGCACCCCGCCGGGCGACGCCTCGGTCGCGAACCTCTCGGGCGGCGAGAAGCGCCGCGTCGCGCTCTGCAAGCTCCTGCTCCAGAAGCCCGACCTGCTGCTCCTCGACGAGCCCACCAACCACCTCGACGCCGAGAGCGTGCTCTGGCTCGAGCAGCACCTCTCCAAGTACCCGGGCGCCGTCCTCGCCGTGACCCACGACCGGTACTTCCTCGACCACGTGGCCGAGTGGATCGCCGAGGTCGACCGCGGACGCCTCTACCCGTACGAGGGCAACTACTCGACCTACCTCGAGAAGAAGCAGGAGCGCCTGAGCGTCCAGGGCAAGAAGGACGCCAAGCTCTCCAAGCGCCTCGCCGAGGAGCTCGACTGGGTGCGCAGCAACGCGAAGGGCCGCCAGGCGAAGTCGAAGGCGCGCCTCGCCCGCTACGAGGAGATGGTGACCGAGGCGGAGCGCACGAGGAAGCTGGACTTCGAGGAGATCCAGATCCCCGTCGGCCCGCGCCTCGGCTCGCAGGTCATCGACGCGACGAAGCTGCACAAGCAGTTCGGCGAGCGGGTCCTCATCGACGACCTCTCCTTCACCCTGCCGCGCAACGGCATCGTCGGCGTCATCGGCCCGAACGGCGTCGGCAAGACCACGCTGTTCAAGACCATCGTCGGCTTCGAGCCGCTCGACTCCGGCGAGCTCAAGGTCGGCGACACCGTCGACATCTCCTACGTCGACCAGAGCCGCGGCGGCATCGACCCCGAGAAGTCGCTGTTCGAGGTCGTCTCCGACGGCCAGGACTACATCCAGGTCGGCAAGCAGGAGGTGCCCGCGCGCGCCTACGTCTCGACCTTCGGGTTCAAGGGCCCCGACCAGCAGAAGAAGGCCGGCATCCTCTCCGGTGGCGAGCGCAACCGCCTCAACCTCGCGCTCACGCTCAAGCAGGGCGGCAACCTGCTGCTGCTCGACGAGCCCACCAACGACCTGGACGTCGAGACGCTCGGCAGCCTCGAGAACGCCCTGCTCGAGTTCCCCGGCTGCGCCGTGGTCATCACCCACGACCGGTGGTTCCTCGACCGGATCGCGACCCACATCCTCTCCTACGAGGGCACGGAGGAGGACCCGGCGAACTGGTACTGGTTCGAGGGCAACTTCGAGTCGTACGAGCAGAACAAGATCGAGCGCCTGGGCGCGGACGCCGCGAAGCCGCACCGCTCGGCGTACCGCAAGCTGACCCGGGACTGATCCGGTGACCCGGGTCCACGTCCCGATCCACCTGAGGTGGGCGGACCTCGACGCCTACGACCATGTGAACAACGTGGAGGTCCTCCGGCTGCTGGAGGAGGCGCGCGTGCGCGCCTTCTGGCAGGGCGAGGACGACGGCGAGGACGCGGGGCTCGCGCTCATCGACGCGTCCGCGGGCGCGGCGACCATGACCCTGATCGCCCGGCAGGAGGTCGAGTACCTGCTCCCCATCTCCTACGGGCGGCGTCCGCTCGACGTGCAGGTGTGGCTGGGGCGGCTCGGCGGGTCCAGCTTCGAGGCGTGCTACGAGCTGCGGTCGCCCGCGGGCGTCGAACCGGCCGTGCTGTACGCGCGCGCCTCCACGACGATCGTGCTCGTCGACGCCGCCATGGGGCGCCCGCGGCGGATCACCGAGGACGAGCGCGCCGCCTGGTCGACTTACCTCGAGGAGCCGGTGGCGTTCAGCCGCCGCGGCTGAGGGAGGCCGGTCAGGC
This window encodes:
- a CDS encoding DUF6993 domain-containing protein encodes the protein MIRAPRALLAPALLGALLLSACTQTPASPEPTPTAVTGSAEPGASPAAPATPTVAPVDPDGTAEGNLPAFEATAGAVVAADPNAQGRALVDALVAAGFPKDRMEVTADATPLGNSVDSILVAVHMPDACLIGQRAQDGFTAHVEPTLSSGRCLVGQTRAIDW
- the ettA gene encoding energy-dependent translational throttle protein EttA — protein: MAEYIYSMVRARKSVGDKLILDDVTMSFIPGAKIGVVGPNGAGKSTILKIMAGLDTPSNGEAKLSPGYSVGILMQEPELDESKTVLENVQEGVGPLKAQVDRYNEIAAAMAEPDADFDTLLAEMGTLQEAIDAADGWELDSQLEQAMDALRTPPGDASVANLSGGEKRRVALCKLLLQKPDLLLLDEPTNHLDAESVLWLEQHLSKYPGAVLAVTHDRYFLDHVAEWIAEVDRGRLYPYEGNYSTYLEKKQERLSVQGKKDAKLSKRLAEELDWVRSNAKGRQAKSKARLARYEEMVTEAERTRKLDFEEIQIPVGPRLGSQVIDATKLHKQFGERVLIDDLSFTLPRNGIVGVIGPNGVGKTTLFKTIVGFEPLDSGELKVGDTVDISYVDQSRGGIDPEKSLFEVVSDGQDYIQVGKQEVPARAYVSTFGFKGPDQQKKAGILSGGERNRLNLALTLKQGGNLLLLDEPTNDLDVETLGSLENALLEFPGCAVVITHDRWFLDRIATHILSYEGTEEDPANWYWFEGNFESYEQNKIERLGADAAKPHRSAYRKLTRD
- a CDS encoding acyl-CoA thioesterase, producing the protein MTRVHVPIHLRWADLDAYDHVNNVEVLRLLEEARVRAFWQGEDDGEDAGLALIDASAGAATMTLIARQEVEYLLPISYGRRPLDVQVWLGRLGGSSFEACYELRSPAGVEPAVLYARASTTIVLVDAAMGRPRRITEDERAAWSTYLEEPVAFSRRG